The Tenuifilum thalassicum genome includes the window TGATTTTAACATTAGATTAATTGCAAGTCCTCATATAGAGTTTGAAATGCCTAGTGGTTACGATGGAGAGTTTGGGTTTGATGATGGCAAATTGATTGCCAATGACAAATTTAGACGTATTAAGTTTCACTCTTTTACATTACTAGATGGCAATGAGTTTTTTTCTCCTTGGCTAACAATGATTGATAATAATAATATTGATTTAAAAATAAAACAAGTGGGCGGTAGGAAAGGTGATTCGCTCTACTTAAAGTATGATCCAGATTTTATTAGTGCGAAACTTTCTTCCAATATGCAAACAATCAATATAACTAAGAAGGTTGATGTTGTAAACGATTTTAATGAACCACAATTTCTATTTGTATATAGAAAAGATTTATATGGCATTCAAGATCACATAGTGGGTAGAATTGCAATTTTATCTTCATTTGTTAAACAAATAGAAAATGTTTTCATTATTTATTTAGAAAAATCAAAGAATAAAGCAAAAAGGATCGATACTCAAGCGCTCTTGAATTTACTCAATAAAAGATCTCTTAATCAGTTTTTCGTAAACACTAAGAATGTCAGTGTTATTGGAGCGGATACTTTAAGACACAACATGAGAACTGAGTTTACGTTTGTAGATAATCAGGACAAAGTTGGATATATTTACAACACTCTTTTAGAAACAGTACGTAATAAAATACCATCTCAAGTTATAATTACAAGTGGAGGATTTCCTAAGAACGTCTATATAGTTATCACAGATATTACACTTTACAAAGAAAATAATGAGATTTGCAAATTTAGTGGAGGAGGTGTAATGAAAAATAATTTTGCTATAATGTATGCCACAGGGCATTGCTCAAGTTCAGAAGATCTACTCGAATTAATAGTTCATGAAATAGGCCACACCCTTAATCTTTATGATACTTTCAATGATAAACAATTAGGACGACCAGCAGTAAGTGAAACAAAAGACAACTATATGGATTATAAAATTCCCAATAGGAAAAGATTTTACCGCACACAATGGCAGAATGTCATGCTATATAGGTGGTCAATTCCAAACTCTCAATAAAAGACTTTTCAGCAGTAATTTTGTAAAAGTTCATTATGAAAAGATTTTTACTACTAACATTTTTAGTAAACCTTTGCCTAGTATCCATAGCACAGAATAATACTAGCTCTAATAACGAGGTTATACTGGTGAATGCAATTCTCGATAGCGTTGCATTTTATGATATAAAACTTGACTATAATAAGCAGCTTTCACTCCCTGATAGTGTAAAGGCCAAAATGTTACTGGCGTTGGGCAAACAGTTACCAAACAAGTTTATTTATGATATGAAAAAAAGATTTGAGAAGGATCAGGATCTTGTAATTACTATAAAAAATTAGCCAAAAAAATAAAGCAGCGGGATACTCTAAGGGATTTTAAAACTATTTATGATTCGCTTGTTCTTGTGCGGATAAAAAAGAACGAGAACTATATTTTGGTTAATAATTGTATACCTAGCAGTTTAGTTTTGGCTTGTGGTAGTTGGGGTGTAGCTGAAGCTCTACCTTTACTACGCCATTACCTTGACGATAGCACCACCTGCGTATCCCATTATTTTATACTTGCAGCCATGGCTAGACTTGGAGACAACTGGGCCTTTGACGAGTTACTTAGAAGAAGCCATTTAAATTATTGGGTAGAGAAGCACGTTGTGGATACTGTTAGTTGGAATATCAAGTATGAGGACTTGTCAAAAGTGCTTCAATTGCTAAGAGATATTAATAGTATGTCATACTATTTGAAGTCCAAAGAACTTCTTCTGTGCGCACCAGATTTTTTAAAAGTAAAGGGGAGAGTGTTACTTCAATTTTCTGGATTAGAGCCATCTTACAGTTTAGCAATCACTCAATTATGTGTAGAACTGAATTGTTTTCAGTTTAAAGATAAAAAGAGCTGGGATTTAATCTTAGGGCCCTATTGGAAAAATATATCAAAAATTGGTTTCAACGAAACGAGTAAAATGGAAAAACAAAAGATTTGGAATGAATATCTGAGTGATAGCTATATTAAAAAAATTACAGATGAATTAAAGGAGTGGATAAAAGTTAATGTTGAGTTTTAATCTTTGCTAAGCGTAGTCAGAAACCAAAAGAATAAAAGAACGAGAAACTAAGCGTAGTTTGCTTCTCGCTTTCTTTGTAGTAGATTGTAAATACACCTTAGTTCTTCTCCCCAGTTGAGCCGAGGCTGTAACTAAATAAGGAAGCACATTAAGTTGGGCGTAGGTTAGCGAAGCGTACCTGCGTCCAACTATTCTTTCAGGCTGTGCCTGTGTTCTTTGTTGTTTTATGTTGAGCCAAGGCTGAAAAAAGCAATTAACGAACGGTGTTCGGCGGCGGTTGCACCGCCGTCGGACTATCAGCAGCAGAGTTTATCCCGCAAAGCGGGACTGCGCCTGAGCTTCCACTTGTTAGCGCGCATTTCTTTTGAACAAGTGCGCTCCTCTTCTCGCTAGCGCGTATTTTGTAATCCATTCGTATACCACTGCCAATCAGCAAAGCAACTCCGGCATAAAAGCCTGTCCCGCCAATGAGTCGTGGGCGGGTCGTTGCGAAGGATAAAGTAAGCGGCGCTGTTTGAGCCATGCCGCAGGCGTGGCGAGTTGTGCCGCGCGGCAGGCACGCCCACGGGGTACCCATCGGAACAGGCTTTTCAGCCTCGATCTTTTGCTTCTTTTGCATCAAGGCAAAAGAAGGGAAACAAACGTGGCCTCGGCAGGCTCAGCATAACATTAATTCAACATTTAAGACTTGTCCGGCGAAGACGGATTCAAGGCTGTGTCTGGCTTAGACGGATTCAAAATTCAAGATTTGTCAAATGAAATTCCGATACTTCCGACTGTTTCCGAATCATTCCGAGTCATTCTTTTAAATTCCTCTAACTTCATTTAACTTCCTCTAACTTAATCATATTCTTCCATCAGAGCTCCTTCGGCAGGCTCGGCATGACAAGGGGCTTCCGAATCGTTCAATGGCATAAAAAACCCCAAAAACCCAAGGGCAATTTACTTGCCTCCTTGGATTTCTGGGGTTTAACGTTAACTGCTATTCAGTTACAGTTGAATCAGCAACTTCTTGTGTTTCTTCTACAATCTCATCAGACGAAGGGTCTCCTTCAAAATCTTCGGGTGACATCTCGTCTGTAAAATTTATCATTGAATTTAACTTCGCAATAAAAACTGACTGGCTTAAATCAGGATTATTTACAATTTCGATAAGGGCATTCATCTTTTCCGATTCATCCTTTATTGCCAAGGCCTTTTTAGCATATTTTGCAGTGGCAATATCAACCTCAGAGTAGCTTACTACATCCTTTTTAATCCAGCAAGTCTCAATCCATTTTCCGCTTGAACGTTTTCCAACCACCTCAATAAAATCATCTTTCTCCGATTTAACGGCAATAATATCCATCTCATCGAAATTCTTATCGGTTTTATTTAGCAAATCGGGCCTTTTATAAACCGATGCCTGTTCAACCACAACAGCAGGTTTAGCACCCAGAACAATAAAATCGCTTCTTACCCAACCTTCTTTACCATCTTTTAACCGTACTTTAAGGTATTCTACTTTCTTAGCTGAGCTATCATCCTTGTAGGATTCATCAAGATACTCTACTGTTTCTCCAATACTAATACTTGATAACCATTTGCCATTTTTTTCATGAGTTTCCCTTAATGAGACGTTATCCCAAACACAAACACCTTGATCACTACTACCAACGGAATTGTCTGTAGCTTTTTTCCCATTGCAGGATGTTAGGATGAGTAATCCAAATAAGATTGCTAGATTTCCACCTGTTCTTTTCATTTTTTTAATTTTTAAGTAAACACTATTTAACTATTATGCTAAAATATGTAAAAAACAAAAAAACGACAACAAAATTTGCACCATGT containing:
- a CDS encoding SH3 domain-containing protein codes for the protein MKRTGGNLAILFGLLILTSCNGKKATDNSVGSSDQGVCVWDNVSLRETHEKNGKWLSSISIGETVEYLDESYKDDSSAKKVEYLKVRLKDGKEGWVRSDFIVLGAKPAVVVEQASVYKRPDLLNKTDKNFDEMDIIAVKSEKDDFIEVVGKRSSGKWIETCWIKKDVVSYSEVDIATAKYAKKALAIKDESEKMNALIEIVNNPDLSQSVFIAKLNSMINFTDEMSPEDFEGDPSSDEIVEETQEVADSTVTE